CAATGACCTATGTTGCTTATCTGTCGATGCTTTAGCAACCCAAAGGCCGAAAGTTTTGCATTGTAATTCTGTAACCAAATCAAGAAGTATATTCAGTTATGATGTCCAAATAATTACCCCTGCTTTTAACAAATTACCAAAACAAACTGTGTCATGAATCTGTCATATACTGCAAGCACATACCGAGTCAAGTAAGACACTGGTAGTGTTAAAATGAACACACATCAAATTTGTTTCTGCACTGTGAAGGAATGCAAGCCCTTTGGCTACATCAAGAGCAACCTTTAAACGGAGACTCCATGATAGAGGTTGAAAGTGTGAGTGTCCTGTTACAATAGTATATCCAAATGTTAAAACTAGTCCTAAGTTGAACTTTTAAGATTATGTGCAATGATGGGGCAGAAAAACTCACTCCNNNNNNNNNNNNGAACAAATGATTGTCCAAACTACCGCGAGGCATAAACTCAAAGACGAGAAGGCGGTGTTTATCTTCAAGGCAATATCCAATCAACCTCGCTAGATGAGGATGAGAAAATTGTCCACAATAATCTACTTCGGcctgaaaatgaaaaataaactcCCCTTTGTCATCCAGACAGACTCAGTTTAACTTAGAAGAAGATCATGGATGAGATAATGCAACTTGAGACTAACATAAGcaaggctgcgtttgtttacagAACACTGAAACATGgacacagagacacaaaatataaaattactaatttttgtGTGTCAATCTTATCATGTTCTCAAAACCAAATGCAGTCCAAGGGACATAAACTCACCAACCACTCCGTGTGATCCGGTAAGCCACTTTGTTTAAGTCTCTTCACCGCAATACCAATGCCAGTGCCAGGTTTGGCAGGCACCAAAGAATTCTCATCAATCCAACCCTTAAAAACAGAACCAAAACCACCGCCTAACAAACTGTTCGGATGGAAATTTCTTGTGGCTTTCTTAAGTTCTGATAAACTAAAGCTCTTTAAATTAGAACAGTGAAagatctctccctctctcttaaCTTTAACTTGGGCGCTCAGACAAACTCCCATTCTAGAAACAACTTCCTCAATTACTGAATCCTTGTTTATGCGTTAATAGATTTTGATTGCGGATGGTAGCTCATGACGTTCAGCCAAAAGTCCATCATAAAATTATGATAGATTACCTGCACAATAAACATGCAGAAAAATCTAATCAATTTAAACAATTTTCTACTCATAAGACATTTAGTTCAGCATATGCAGCAATAAATTCAACAAATTAGCATAACATCAAGTCATAACACACTATAAAACATAAGATATAGAACTTAAACTAAAAACTCAAAAGAAACACCAAAGTCATTGTCTCATCATGTTCTTAATTCTTAAACCAACAA
This sequence is a window from Arachis duranensis cultivar V14167 chromosome 2, aradu.V14167.gnm2.J7QH, whole genome shotgun sequence. Protein-coding genes within it:
- the LOC107474769 gene encoding probable serine/threonine-protein kinase PBL10: MGVCLSAQVKVKREGEIFHCSNLKSFSLSELKKATRNFHPNSLLGGGFGSVFKGWIDENSLVPAKPGTGIGIAVKRLKQSGLPDHTEWLAEVDYCGQFSHPHLARLIGYCLEDKHRLLVFEFMPRGSLDNHFST